The following are from one region of the Stanieria sp. NIES-3757 genome:
- a CDS encoding hydrogenase accessory protein HypB: MHQTFDAALELNLLHANQEGANHNREHFDEWGITCLNVMSSPGAGKTALLEKTIIAIKDQLKIAVIEGDMTTELDAERLRQYGVPVIAINTGRSCHLDSKMVAGGIHQLAHEHNPEEFDLVLVENVGNLVCPAEFEVGEHAKVALLSVTEGEDKPLKYPVMFQEADCLLITKTDLAPYLEIDLELIKANVRQMNPHVTIIPISAKTGEGLETWFNWLKMQTKQAKPFANYL, from the coding sequence ATGCATCAAACATTCGACGCTGCTTTAGAACTTAATTTACTTCATGCTAATCAAGAAGGTGCAAATCATAACCGCGAACATTTTGACGAATGGGGTATTACTTGCCTTAATGTTATGAGTAGTCCGGGGGCAGGTAAAACTGCTCTTTTAGAAAAGACTATTATTGCTATCAAAGATCAATTAAAAATTGCTGTTATTGAAGGCGATATGACAACCGAATTAGATGCAGAACGTTTGCGTCAATACGGTGTTCCTGTTATTGCTATTAATACAGGTCGTTCCTGTCATTTAGACTCCAAAATGGTAGCAGGAGGAATTCATCAATTAGCCCATGAACATAATCCCGAAGAATTTGATTTAGTTTTAGTAGAAAATGTGGGTAATTTAGTTTGTCCTGCCGAATTTGAAGTAGGAGAACACGCTAAAGTTGCTCTACTTAGTGTGACTGAAGGAGAAGATAAACCGCTCAAATATCCTGTAATGTTTCAGGAAGCAGACTGTTTATTAATTACTAAAACCGATTTAGCTCCTTATTTAGAAATAGATTTAGAGCTTATTAAAGCTAATGTTAGACAAATGAATCCTCATGTAACCATTATTCCTATTTCTGCTAAAACAGGTGAAGGATTAGAAACGTGGTTCAATTGGTTAAAAATGCAAACAAAACAGGCTAAACCTTTTGCTAATTATTTATAA
- a CDS encoding ABC transporter related yields the protein MYLQINSLHKHFQTKQGNLVVLKDINMKIAQGEFICAVGASGSGKSTLLRQIAGLDLPTSGEVKIGDKLVTGPGPDRGMVFQHYTLYPWMNVQENTEFGLKLQGLSKKERREQASYYLSVVGLSKFAKSLPKELSGGMKQRVAIARALASEPKVLLMDEPFGALDIHTKEAMHEFMLDLWYRTNLTIFMITHDVEEAVFLSNRIYALGARPGTVRKEMLIDLPERTHHIKRQSIFHDYRDELMDLLRKHGQEALSAA from the coding sequence ATGTATCTACAAATCAATAGTCTTCATAAGCACTTCCAGACTAAGCAAGGCAATCTTGTGGTGCTTAAAGATATTAACATGAAAATCGCTCAAGGCGAATTTATTTGTGCGGTAGGGGCTTCAGGTTCTGGTAAATCCACTTTACTTCGGCAAATTGCTGGATTAGATCTACCTACTTCGGGAGAAGTAAAAATTGGTGACAAGTTAGTAACCGGGCCAGGACCAGACCGCGGTATGGTCTTTCAGCATTATACTCTTTATCCTTGGATGAATGTGCAAGAAAATACTGAATTTGGGCTAAAACTTCAAGGATTATCTAAAAAAGAACGACGAGAACAAGCCAGCTATTATTTGAGTGTAGTGGGCTTATCTAAATTTGCCAAATCATTACCTAAAGAACTATCTGGCGGAATGAAACAAAGAGTTGCGATCGCTCGTGCTTTGGCTTCTGAACCAAAAGTTTTGTTGATGGATGAACCTTTTGGCGCACTAGATATCCATACTAAAGAAGCGATGCATGAATTTATGCTAGACCTTTGGTATCGGACTAATCTAACAATTTTTATGATTACTCATGATGTAGAGGAAGCAGTATTTCTTTCTAATCGAATTTATGCTTTGGGCGCGCGTCCTGGTACAGTAAGAAAGGAAATGCTCATTGATTTACCAGAACGTACTCATCACATTAAACGCCAATCGATCTTTCACGATTATCGGGACGAATTAATGGATTTACTGCGCAAACATGGACAAGAAGCATTATCTGCTGCTTAG
- a CDS encoding hydrogenase nickel insertion protein HypA, whose product MHETDMTKALIMTVRDWWDSQPEQPKVEKIHLIVGQFTCVEPASLQFAFEVQTRNTFLEQVELVIQETPLIAFCHTCRTEYQPQLGLQYNCPQCQSAMEDIRSGRELKIDRIEYAKIAS is encoded by the coding sequence ATGCACGAAACTGATATGACTAAAGCTCTCATTATGACGGTGAGAGATTGGTGGGATAGTCAGCCCGAACAGCCAAAAGTAGAAAAAATTCATTTAATTGTTGGGCAATTTACTTGCGTAGAACCTGCTAGTTTACAATTTGCTTTTGAAGTACAAACTCGTAATACTTTTTTAGAACAAGTTGAATTAGTAATTCAAGAAACACCTTTGATTGCTTTTTGTCACACTTGTAGAACAGAATACCAACCACAACTAGGTTTGCAATACAATTGTCCTCAATGTCAGTCGGCAATGGAAGATATTCGCTCCGGAAGAGAACTAAAAATTGATCGCATTGAATATGCCAAAATTGCTAGTTAA
- a CDS encoding NUDIX hydrolase, with product MTKIQPWKTINSHFVINNQWCKVRQDKIQLPNGKIINDYFVNVRPDIALILPITPEQEIVFVRQYRHGVQEILLELPAGTFDPQQEDSLNAAKRELAEETGYTATKFTQIATLYDNPVKDSNKIHLFIAEDAIYSGQQKLDETEEIEVVIIPITTIKEKINQGEICVCGSVTAILLGLDFLTRIAQLKI from the coding sequence ATGACTAAAATTCAGCCATGGAAAACAATTAATTCTCACTTCGTAATTAATAATCAATGGTGTAAAGTTAGACAAGACAAAATTCAATTACCCAACGGCAAAATCATTAATGATTATTTTGTTAATGTTCGACCAGACATCGCGCTAATTTTACCCATTACACCTGAGCAAGAAATAGTTTTTGTCCGTCAATATCGTCATGGAGTTCAAGAAATTTTATTAGAACTTCCTGCTGGAACTTTCGATCCTCAACAAGAAGATAGTTTAAACGCAGCCAAGCGAGAATTAGCAGAAGAAACAGGATACACAGCAACCAAATTTACTCAGATTGCTACTTTATATGACAACCCAGTTAAAGATAGTAACAAAATTCATTTATTTATTGCCGAAGATGCTATTTATTCTGGTCAACAAAAATTAGATGAGACGGAAGAAATTGAAGTAGTAATTATTCCTATTACCACGATCAAAGAAAAAATTAATCAAGGAGAAATTTGTGTTTGTGGTAGTGTAACAGCAATTTTGCTGGGTCTAGATTTTCTAACAAGAATAGCTCAACTAAAAATTTAA
- a CDS encoding aliphatic sulfonates family ABC transporter, periplasmic ligand-binding protein has protein sequence MLGSKTYFLLGIATLLFFSFAKLKQIKSNFYSTTIAYLIVNYSIKFMMKTRSFLSYLILFIFSLSVVVGCNPATSIKTTNDTGSTSSGNTASVSLGYSAWPGWFPWQVTQEQGIFKTNNASVDLKWFDGYLESINALNAQQINANSQTLNDTISAIAGGAEQVIVLVNDNSTGNDKIIVSEEINSIADLKGKKIAAEEGTVDHYLLLLGLQKEGLSPEDIEFIPLETGQAATAFVGGQVDAVAVFAPFTTQALKRAGSKELFSSKDFPGAISDHLVFTRQFVEENPEQVQAVVNSWFATLDYLEQNQAQAYEIMAKRANVTVEEYQDYADGTTIFSVEDNLKAFQPGNDASSLQYSAQQISKFLVQVGLAPQVPDTSQLFDDRFVKAYAEKAK, from the coding sequence TTGCTAGGTTCTAAAACTTACTTTTTATTAGGTATTGCTACTTTATTATTTTTTTCATTTGCTAAATTAAAGCAAATAAAATCAAATTTTTATTCGACGACAATTGCTTATCTAATCGTTAATTATTCAATTAAATTTATGATGAAAACTCGTTCTTTTTTATCTTATCTCATTCTTTTTATTTTTAGCTTAAGTGTAGTAGTTGGTTGTAATCCTGCTACTTCAATTAAAACTACCAACGATACAGGTTCTACTTCTTCTGGAAATACAGCTAGTGTCAGTTTAGGATATAGTGCTTGGCCTGGTTGGTTTCCTTGGCAAGTCACCCAAGAACAAGGAATTTTTAAGACTAATAATGCTTCAGTAGATTTGAAGTGGTTTGATGGTTATTTAGAATCGATTAATGCCCTTAATGCCCAACAAATCAATGCTAACAGTCAAACCTTAAACGATACTATTAGTGCCATAGCAGGAGGCGCGGAACAAGTTATTGTTTTAGTTAACGACAATTCTACTGGTAACGACAAAATAATTGTTAGTGAAGAGATTAATAGTATTGCTGATCTTAAAGGCAAAAAAATTGCTGCTGAAGAAGGTACAGTAGACCATTATCTGCTTTTACTAGGTTTACAAAAAGAAGGCTTATCTCCAGAAGATATTGAATTTATACCTTTAGAAACAGGTCAAGCAGCAACAGCTTTTGTTGGTGGACAGGTAGATGCAGTCGCAGTATTTGCGCCTTTTACCACTCAAGCTTTAAAACGTGCTGGTAGTAAAGAACTTTTTAGTTCTAAAGACTTTCCTGGGGCAATTTCTGACCACTTAGTGTTTACTCGTCAATTTGTTGAAGAAAATCCTGAACAGGTGCAAGCAGTAGTAAATTCTTGGTTTGCCACTCTTGATTATCTGGAACAAAATCAAGCACAAGCTTACGAAATTATGGCAAAACGGGCAAATGTCACTGTTGAAGAATATCAAGATTATGCTGACGGGACTACTATTTTTTCGGTAGAAGACAACCTGAAAGCTTTTCAACCAGGCAATGACGCGAGTTCTCTTCAGTATTCGGCTCAACAAATTAGTAAATTTTTAGTACAAGTAGGTTTAGCACCTCAAGTACCTGATACGAGTCAACTTTTTGATGATCGTTTTGTTAAAGCTTACGCAGAAAAAGCCAAGTAA
- a CDS encoding Mandelate racemase/muconate lactonizing protein → MDVTVQTFTVHKKYSLQISRGTTSETTNIWLKLKADGIEGWGEASPFAIRQGEKTTTAQLVTESESVIPQLQQFSPWQRQEIESFCDRAKLSSSLKAAIDMALHDWLGKKVGLPLWQLWGLNRDRIVPISVTVGISSPAAAQQRVKAWQEVVDFQVLKVKLGNPAGIEADRAMLLAVKEIAPTAKLTVDANGGWCLTDAITMCQWLATQGVEYIEQPLPVGEEAQLSTLSQSSPLPIFVDESCFTSCDIPQLAHSVAGVNLKIMKTGGLAEAMRAIHLAKACNLKVMFGCYSDSSLANTAMSHLAPLADYLDLDSHLNLIDDPFRGATVTEGRLLPNHLPGLGVKYCGSNS, encoded by the coding sequence ATGGATGTAACAGTTCAAACGTTTACTGTTCACAAAAAATATTCTTTACAAATTAGTCGCGGTACTACCTCCGAAACTACTAATATTTGGCTCAAACTCAAAGCAGATGGGATTGAAGGATGGGGAGAAGCTTCTCCTTTTGCGATTCGTCAGGGAGAAAAAACTACAACGGCGCAACTAGTGACAGAATCAGAGTCAGTTATTCCACAACTGCAACAATTTAGTCCTTGGCAACGACAAGAGATAGAAAGCTTTTGCGATCGCGCAAAATTATCTTCGAGTCTCAAAGCTGCGATTGATATGGCATTGCATGACTGGTTGGGCAAAAAAGTTGGTTTACCTCTCTGGCAATTGTGGGGTTTAAATCGCGATCGCATTGTACCCATTTCTGTTACTGTGGGTATTAGTTCTCCAGCAGCAGCCCAACAAAGAGTTAAGGCTTGGCAAGAAGTCGTTGATTTTCAAGTTTTAAAAGTAAAACTGGGTAATCCTGCTGGAATTGAGGCGGATCGAGCTATGCTCTTAGCAGTCAAAGAAATAGCCCCAACTGCTAAGTTAACTGTTGATGCTAATGGAGGCTGGTGTTTAACTGATGCAATTACTATGTGTCAGTGGTTGGCAACTCAAGGAGTGGAGTATATCGAACAACCTTTACCAGTAGGAGAAGAAGCGCAATTATCTACTCTCTCTCAATCATCTCCTTTACCTATCTTTGTTGATGAAAGTTGTTTTACCAGTTGTGATATTCCTCAACTTGCTCACTCTGTTGCTGGTGTTAATCTCAAAATTATGAAAACGGGTGGTTTAGCTGAAGCAATGCGAGCAATTCATTTGGCTAAAGCGTGTAATTTAAAAGTGATGTTTGGTTGCTATTCTGATAGTAGTTTAGCTAACACTGCTATGTCTCATTTGGCACCTTTAGCGGATTATTTAGATTTGGACAGTCATTTAAATTTGATTGACGATCCTTTTCGGGGTGCGACTGTGACTGAAGGGCGTTTGCTACCCAATCATCTGCCAGGATTAGGAGTTAAATATTGTGGATCTAACAGCTAA
- a CDS encoding hypothetical protein (protein of unknown function DUF1611) — translation MDLTAKRIAILLHEGIKGSHGKTGLAFVRYSQAQVVVIIDAQSAGESLVELTGIAKEVAIVANIDQALTYDPDVLLIGIAPSGGQLPPSWQVEIKNAIAAGLSLVNGLHTPFAPQFPHLQPQQWIWDIRKEPPGLSIGTAKARHLACERILTVGTDMAVGKMSTSLELHRTAQRHGIKAEFMATGQGGLMIAGQGIPLDAIRVDFAAGAVEQTVIKLGQECDLLIVEGQGSLLHPGSTATLPLLRGSQPTGLILVHRAGQKHIRDFPDIPIPSLPEVIELYESVASAAGTFGKIKVKAIALNTFHLDLETAQQEIQATETLTRLPCTDAVRFGADILLNACFFS, via the coding sequence GTGGATCTAACAGCTAAACGAATAGCTATTTTGCTTCATGAAGGAATTAAAGGTAGTCATGGCAAAACAGGATTAGCTTTTGTACGTTATAGTCAAGCTCAGGTGGTGGTGATTATTGATGCTCAATCCGCAGGAGAATCTTTGGTTGAGTTAACTGGTATTGCTAAAGAGGTTGCGATTGTAGCCAATATCGATCAAGCTTTAACTTATGATCCTGATGTTTTACTAATTGGCATTGCACCTTCAGGCGGACAATTACCTCCTAGTTGGCAAGTAGAAATAAAAAATGCGATCGCAGCAGGATTATCTTTAGTTAATGGTTTACATACTCCTTTTGCACCCCAGTTTCCTCATTTGCAACCACAACAATGGATTTGGGATATTCGTAAGGAACCACCAGGATTATCAATTGGTACAGCTAAAGCACGCCATCTTGCTTGTGAACGAATTCTCACGGTAGGTACAGATATGGCAGTGGGTAAAATGTCTACCAGTCTAGAATTACATCGTACTGCTCAACGTCACGGAATTAAAGCCGAATTTATGGCAACTGGACAAGGTGGCTTAATGATTGCGGGACAAGGAATACCTTTAGATGCGATCCGAGTCGATTTTGCTGCGGGTGCAGTTGAACAAACAGTAATTAAATTGGGACAAGAATGCGATTTATTAATTGTTGAAGGACAAGGTTCTTTGCTTCATCCAGGCTCTACCGCTACTTTACCATTGCTGCGGGGTAGTCAACCAACAGGCTTAATTTTAGTTCATCGTGCTGGACAAAAACACATTCGGGATTTTCCAGATATTCCTATTCCATCTTTACCCGAAGTAATCGAACTTTATGAAAGTGTAGCAAGTGCAGCAGGGACTTTTGGCAAAATTAAAGTTAAAGCGATCGCCCTTAATACATTTCATCTCGATCTCGAAACAGCACAACAAGAAATTCAAGCAACTGAAACACTAACTAGACTTCCTTGTACTGATGCAGTCCGTTTTGGTGCTGATATTTTATTAAATGCTTGCTTTTTTAGTTAA
- a CDS encoding Agmatinase, with protein MTELPFQPPNADRNGSDSEAQRALDKERQLPLTGWQQEVDQGLKYGLEAADSIRDRTIPTFSRGELPHYAGINTFLKAPYLEDVRQVGNYDVAIVGVPHDSGTTYRPGTRFGPQGIRRISALYTPYNFELGVDLREQITLCDVGDIFTIPANNEKSFDQISKGVAHVFGSGAFPILLGGDHSIGFPTVRGICRHLGDKKVGIIHFDRHVDTQETDLDERMHTCPWFHATNIANAPAKNLVQLGIGGWQVPRQGVKVCRERATNILTVTDITEMGLDAAADFALERALDGTDCVWISFDIDCIDAGFVPGTGWPEPGGLLPREALYLLKKIVQNAPVCGLEVVEVSPPYDISDMTALMATRVICDTMAHLVVSGQLPRKEKPAYIHPEAKLEADAAWT; from the coding sequence ATGACCGAATTACCATTTCAACCTCCCAATGCCGATCGCAATGGATCTGATAGTGAAGCTCAACGCGCCTTAGACAAAGAAAGACAATTACCCCTAACAGGATGGCAACAAGAGGTAGATCAGGGTTTAAAGTATGGTTTAGAAGCAGCAGACAGTATACGCGATCGCACTATTCCAACTTTTTCTCGTGGTGAATTACCCCACTATGCAGGGATTAATACTTTCTTAAAAGCACCTTATCTAGAAGATGTTAGGCAAGTTGGCAACTATGATGTTGCGATCGTTGGTGTTCCTCATGATTCGGGTACTACCTATCGTCCTGGAACCAGGTTTGGTCCTCAAGGAATTCGTCGTATCTCTGCCTTATATACTCCCTATAACTTTGAATTAGGGGTTGATTTACGCGAACAAATTACCTTATGTGATGTCGGGGATATTTTTACCATTCCTGCTAATAATGAAAAATCTTTCGATCAAATTTCCAAAGGAGTTGCCCACGTCTTTGGTTCTGGTGCTTTTCCGATTCTTTTAGGAGGAGATCATTCGATTGGTTTTCCCACAGTTCGAGGAATTTGTCGTCATTTAGGAGATAAAAAAGTTGGCATTATTCACTTTGACCGCCATGTAGACACTCAAGAAACCGATTTAGATGAAAGGATGCACACTTGTCCTTGGTTTCATGCCACTAATATCGCCAATGCCCCAGCCAAAAATTTAGTCCAATTAGGAATTGGTGGTTGGCAAGTACCCCGTCAAGGTGTCAAAGTTTGTCGCGAAAGAGCAACTAATATCCTTACTGTTACTGATATCACCGAAATGGGTTTAGATGCTGCTGCTGACTTTGCCTTAGAACGAGCTTTAGATGGTACTGATTGCGTTTGGATCAGTTTTGACATTGATTGTATCGATGCAGGTTTTGTTCCTGGTACTGGTTGGCCCGAACCTGGTGGGTTATTACCCCGTGAAGCTCTTTATTTACTCAAGAAAATTGTCCAAAACGCGCCTGTTTGTGGTTTGGAAGTAGTAGAAGTTTCACCTCCTTACGATATCAGCGATATGACTGCGTTGATGGCAACTAGGGTTATTTGCGACACGATGGCGCATTTAGTAGTATCTGGACAGTTACCGAGAAAAGAAAAGCCAGCTTACATTCATCCCGAAGCCAAACTAGAAGCTGATGCTGCTTGGACTTAA
- a CDS encoding binding-protein-dependent transport systems inner membrane component, with protein MSQADSPKVIASQSSTLPPTIFWRLAEDIPKPLSTTLVIISILAPLLVWWLITAFGNIDPKFLPSPGKVVEAFVRLWSTGELLKDTLASLWRVVVGFSLASLIAIPTGILMGSFASIRALLEPLFGLMRYMPAPAFIPLLILYLGIGEEPKIALIFIGVFFFNSLMVMDTVKFVPKDLIESTYMLGGSRWQTLTQVIFPHVIPGIIDACRINLAAAWQLVIVSELIASTEGLGRRISVAGRFLRTDEIFVGLIVIGIIGLSFDLFFQYLLKVFCKWASQKR; from the coding sequence ATGAGTCAAGCTGATAGCCCAAAGGTAATTGCCAGTCAATCAAGTACTTTGCCTCCAACTATTTTCTGGAGATTGGCGGAAGATATTCCCAAACCTCTATCTACTACTTTAGTGATTATTTCAATTCTTGCTCCTTTATTAGTTTGGTGGCTAATCACGGCTTTTGGTAATATCGACCCCAAATTTTTACCCTCGCCAGGAAAAGTAGTTGAAGCATTTGTCCGACTTTGGAGTACAGGAGAATTACTTAAAGATACACTAGCCAGTCTTTGGCGGGTAGTAGTTGGGTTTAGTTTAGCTTCACTCATTGCTATTCCTACAGGAATTTTGATGGGCAGTTTTGCCAGTATTAGGGCGTTGCTAGAACCTCTGTTTGGGTTGATGCGTTATATGCCAGCCCCTGCTTTTATTCCTTTACTGATTCTTTATTTGGGTATTGGAGAAGAACCTAAAATTGCTTTAATTTTTATTGGAGTATTTTTCTTTAATTCACTGATGGTGATGGATACAGTTAAGTTTGTTCCTAAAGACTTGATTGAATCTACTTATATGCTGGGGGGAAGTCGTTGGCAGACTCTAACTCAAGTAATTTTTCCTCATGTTATCCCTGGAATTATTGATGCTTGTCGAATTAATTTAGCTGCTGCGTGGCAGTTAGTAATTGTTTCAGAATTAATTGCTTCGACTGAAGGTTTAGGTCGTCGAATTAGTGTAGCTGGTCGATTTCTCAGAACTGATGAAATTTTTGTGGGATTGATTGTAATTGGAATTATTGGCTTATCTTTTGATTTATTTTTCCAATATCTTTTGAAAGTTTTTTGTAAATGGGCTTCTCAAAAAAGATAG